A segment of the Butyrivibrio fibrisolvens genome:
TGGATGAGTATTCAAGACTTATCCCTGCAGAGAACAGATTCCCATCATCTAAAGGTGGACAGGGCTTTAAGCCTATAGCCGATCAGATCCATGATATGGGTCTTAAGTTCGGCATCCACATCATGCGCGGAATCCCGCGTCAGGCAGTTCATAGAAATACCAAGATACTTGGAACTGATAAGACAGCAAGAGACATAGCACATCCTGCATCTATCTGTGTATGGAATACAGATATGTACGGAGTTGATGCAAGTCAGGAAGGCGCTCAGGAATACTATGACTCTATTTTTGAGCTTTATGCACAGTGGGGCGTTGACTATGTCAAGGTTGATGACCTTGCAAGAGTTGACGTAGGACCTGATGCACCAGGCGCTGGCTTTTCTGAGATAACACTTATCAAAAATGCAATCGAGAAGTGCGGAAGACCTATGGTCCTTAGCCTTTCACCAGGACCTGCAAGAGTAGACCAGAAGGATTTCCTTTTGGAAAATGCCAACATGTGGCGTATGACAGATGATTTCTGGGATAAGTGGGAGCTTCTTTACGGCATGTTCGAAAGAGCAGAGGCCTGGCAGGGAATAGGATGCAAGGATCACTGGCCGGATTGCGATATGCTTCCTCTTGGTCACATCGGAGTAAGGACTACACCTGACAGACACGATGACAGGATGACAAACTTCACCCAGGATGAGCAGAAACTTCTCATGACACTCTGGTGCATATTCAGATCTCCTCTTATGTTTGGCGGAGAGCTGCGCGACAATGATCCGTTTACACTTTCTCTTCTTACTAACAAAAAGCTCCTCGAGATGCACCGCGACGGACGTAAGGCTCGTCAGATCTCCAGGAAAAAAGATATAGTAACCTGGATGTCCAAGACCAAGGAAGGCAAGAAATACCTTGCGGTCTTCAACTTGAATGATGAAGTCAAAGAAACAAAGCTAAAGTTTGAAAACTATGGTTTTGATAAAGATGAGAAGGTAAAATGCACAGAGATCTGGTCAGGAAGAGAAGGAAGCCTTGAAAACGGGGACAAAATAGCTCTTAATCCTCATGGATGCATGTGTTTCGAGATCGAGGCCTGATATCATAAAACAATATTCTTTTGATAGAAATAATATATAGACTAACAAAATCTATAAAAAATGCCGATATAATATT
Coding sequences within it:
- a CDS encoding glycoside hydrolase family 27 protein gives rise to the protein MSEKHVAKYPPMGWNSWDCYGASVCEEELLGNAKYMAENLKEFGWEYVVCDIQWSEPTADSCWYHKFAELNMDEYSRLIPAENRFPSSKGGQGFKPIADQIHDMGLKFGIHIMRGIPRQAVHRNTKILGTDKTARDIAHPASICVWNTDMYGVDASQEGAQEYYDSIFELYAQWGVDYVKVDDLARVDVGPDAPGAGFSEITLIKNAIEKCGRPMVLSLSPGPARVDQKDFLLENANMWRMTDDFWDKWELLYGMFERAEAWQGIGCKDHWPDCDMLPLGHIGVRTTPDRHDDRMTNFTQDEQKLLMTLWCIFRSPLMFGGELRDNDPFTLSLLTNKKLLEMHRDGRKARQISRKKDIVTWMSKTKEGKKYLAVFNLNDEVKETKLKFENYGFDKDEKVKCTEIWSGREGSLENGDKIALNPHGCMCFEIEA